A region from the Malus domestica chromosome 07, GDT2T_hap1 genome encodes:
- the LOC139197511 gene encoding uncharacterized protein: MLWETVTSLNIQTFEKLIGKLQYANSAEWIFLVTSLCMEILSAAFDQASSPRRPGYALFGMLLAIAALLTCICELIYKGRKNNVVWRKRGCYMLFGSVIELFGLVGGITQCVCSIVQYVCYIRRTDNPIKLSLLPAIFLICLIATRLSRKAMQTTDETGEHTA; the protein is encoded by the exons ATGCTTTGGGAGACAGTAACATCGTTGAACATTCAAACATTCGAGAAACTGATAGGGAAACTGCAATAC GCAAATTCAGCAGAGTGGATCTTTTTAGTCACTAGCCTTTGCATGGAGATTTTATCAGCTGCTTTTGATCAGGCTTCGTCCCCAAGAAGGCCGGGGTATGCGCTGTTTGGAATGCTATTGGCTATTGCAGCTCTACTCACTTGCATATGTGAGCTGATTTACAAGGGTAGGAAAAATAATGTGGTTTGGAGGAAGAGGGGATGTTACATGCTTTTTGGTTCTGTCATTGAACTTTTTGGTTTAGTCGGAGGCATCACTCAGTGTGTTTGCTCGATAGTTCAATACGTTTGTTACATCCGGCGCACTGATAATCCTATCAAACTGTCCCTTTTGCCTGCCATCTTTCTCATATGTTTGATTGCTACAAGATTAAGTAGGAAAGCAATGCAGACCACAGATGAGACCGGTGAACATACAGCTTAG
- the LOC139197310 gene encoding putative disease resistance RPP13-like protein 1, whose protein sequence is MAAALVAGEASLSASIQELCKWIDSREIRDMFGPKKLDKSLPKKFKLTLLTLDAVLEDAHQKEFEIPSVGNWLDELREAVYDVGVLLYEVDAEAFRLKMAAEDQSVVTQVWNFLSLPFSRFYQRMNDQIKELYHRLKFLANEKDVLGLRKGVRKVSQRPTTCLVKSSLVGRDGDKEELTRLLISDAESRNNVSVITIVGMTGIGKTTLAKLVYNDERVKEHFDIQAWVGVSEDFDAVRVTKTLLESITSTVCDITI, encoded by the coding sequence ATGGCTGCAGCTTTGGTCGCCGGAGAGGCTTCTCTCTCTGCTTCCATCCAGGAGCTCTGCAAATGGATTGATTCGCGCGAAATCAGGGACATGTTTGGGCCAAAGAAGCTTGACAAGTCACTCCCGAAGAAATTCAAGCTGACGTTGTTAACCCTTGATGCAGTGCTCGAGGATGCACACCAGAAGGAGTTTGAGATCCCCTCCGTCGGAAACTGGCTTGATGAATTGAGAGAAGCGGTCTATGATGTGGGGGTCCTACTGTATGAGGTCGATGCGGAAGCTTTCCGGCTAAAGATGGCAGCAGAAGATCAGTCCGTTGTAACTCAGGTGTGGAACTTCCTCTCTTTGCCTTTCAGTCGTTTTTACCAACGCATGAATGATCAGATAAAGGAGTTATATCATAGATTAAAATTCCTTGCAAACGAAAAGGATGTTCTTGGTCTCCGAAAGGGTGTTCGGAAGGTTTCACAAAGGCCAACAACTTGTTTGGTGAAATCTTCTTTAGTTGGTAGAGATGGTGATAAAGAAGAGTTGACAAGACTGTTGATCTCTGATGCTGAGAGCAGGAATAATGTTTCTGTCATTACAATAGTAGGAATGACCGGGATTGGTAAGACAACACTTGCTAAACTCGTTTACAACGATGAAAGAGTGAAGGAGCATTTTGATATTCAAGCTTGGGTTGGCGTTTCCGAAGATTTTGATGCTGTTAGGGTCACTAAAACCCTGCTCGAGTCAATCACTTCGACTGTTTGTGACATAACGATCTAA